One stretch of Prochlorococcus marinus XMU1402 DNA includes these proteins:
- a CDS encoding MFS transporter: MKESLLKPNKKFTLLSAFVTLLNDRLSESILLPILPSFVLLFDSKASTYGLLSCTYQLAQFTASPFIGLMSDRYGRRPVTLFCITGSIIGISILSFTVLFNWSNSIASIPLFFLFLARLIDGLSGGTAATATTILADISTPEKRAKTFGLIGVAFGLSFFLGNIFVVIFAKNTNNNFIIPVLIASIIPIINFLLVFFYLPETKPNNASNNSKTFFKNPLKELFKVFKEEKIKKLSLAFFIYFIAFTGLTNILIFFLQESLGWTTKASSGTLVVVGIIAIIVQGGLIGPLVKQFGEMRLTLIGSSFILVACSLLITAPKENAIINIYSAVSFLAVGAGLITPTLRALISKKLDVDKQGSILSNLQGLQSLGGVLGIAMAGKVYDSFGPKSPFIAGSIILIFMIYLIAEGKNNNSLNKQKSKVI, from the coding sequence GTGAAAGAAAGTTTATTGAAACCAAATAAAAAATTTACTCTCCTAAGTGCTTTTGTAACTCTTCTAAATGATCGATTAAGTGAAAGTATACTTTTGCCTATTTTACCTTCTTTTGTTTTACTGTTTGACTCTAAAGCCAGTACATATGGCTTATTATCGTGTACTTATCAACTAGCTCAATTTACAGCTTCCCCTTTTATCGGACTTATGAGTGATAGATACGGCAGAAGGCCTGTCACTCTTTTTTGTATTACAGGCTCAATAATTGGAATATCAATATTATCTTTTACGGTTCTTTTTAACTGGTCAAATTCAATAGCCTCTATACCTTTATTTTTCTTATTCCTTGCGAGACTTATTGACGGCTTAAGTGGGGGAACTGCAGCTACTGCAACAACCATTCTTGCAGATATTTCAACCCCTGAAAAAAGAGCCAAGACATTTGGTCTTATTGGTGTAGCTTTTGGATTAAGTTTTTTCTTAGGAAATATTTTTGTTGTAATTTTTGCAAAAAATACAAATAATAATTTTATTATTCCTGTTTTGATAGCCTCAATCATTCCAATAATAAATTTTCTCCTAGTATTTTTTTACTTACCAGAAACGAAACCTAATAATGCCTCTAATAATTCAAAAACTTTTTTTAAAAACCCTTTAAAAGAGCTATTTAAAGTTTTCAAAGAAGAAAAGATTAAAAAATTATCATTAGCTTTTTTTATTTACTTTATTGCTTTTACTGGATTAACCAATATCTTGATATTTTTCCTTCAAGAATCTTTGGGCTGGACGACAAAAGCATCAAGTGGAACTCTTGTGGTAGTAGGAATTATTGCAATTATTGTTCAGGGAGGACTGATTGGGCCTCTAGTAAAGCAATTTGGAGAAATGAGATTAACTCTAATTGGATCAAGCTTCATTCTTGTAGCATGCTCACTTTTAATAACTGCTCCAAAAGAAAATGCAATAATTAATATTTATTCAGCTGTTTCATTCTTAGCCGTTGGAGCTGGATTAATTACACCTACCTTAAGAGCATTAATATCAAAGAAATTAGACGTTGATAAACAAGGCTCGATTCTAAGTAACCTTCAAGGCCTTCAAAGTCTTGGAGGTGTTTTAGGAATTGCAATGGCTGGAAAAGTATATGATAGTTTTGGCCCTAAATCCCCTTTTATAGCAGGTTCCATTATCTTAATTTTCATGATATACCTTATTGCAGAGGGTAAAAATAATAATTCTTTGAACAAACAAAAATCAAAAGTTATTTAA
- the ppk1 gene encoding polyphosphate kinase 1: MKSQANVFINRELSWIEFNKRVLLTGMEKEYKILDQVKFCSIFSNNLDEFYMVRVASLKAQVEAGITKTSIDGLSPKEQLTKINKEVKNLTDLQENFVNDLVNNKLKKQGVFLKNYKDLTENQKNWCNNFFTSSIFPLLTPLVVDPAHPFPFISNLSLNIAALIKDREDTKNQFVRIKIPTKNINRFIQIPNEIIQSSDEISHFFISVEDLIGNNINALFNGMECINYSFFRVTRDADLELKELEADDLLLAVEKSLQKRRLGGDVVRLEVKSDIPQNILKLLIESISIQKEYIYFCKSLLGLDDLNQLTKINRDDLKENLLIGKTHQDLKNLDSPSNKNLNSIFKIIRKKNILLHHPYDLFKTSVEEFINRAADDPLVMAIKITLYRVSKDSPIISALMRAAENGKEVMTLVELKARFDEDNNIQWAKQLEQAGIHVVYGIIGFKTHTKIALVVRKEKGRLRNYFHIGTGNYNSNTSRFYTDLGLLSTDPDIASDLLELFNYLSGFSKQKRYKKLLVSPSSMREKFIFLIKREIKNAEEGKKAEIIAKMNSLVDPEIIKLLYLASNAGVKISLIVRGICCLYPQRKNLSENIQVISIIGHFLEHSRIFWFCNDNDHEVFIGSADWMRRNLDRRIEAITPIEEYELKNQIHTLLQIYIKDDYYSWIMKEDGSYSKYKLDVANNRSQIDLIKK, from the coding sequence ATGAAAAGCCAAGCTAATGTTTTTATAAATAGAGAATTAAGTTGGATTGAATTCAATAAAAGAGTACTCCTAACTGGCATGGAAAAAGAGTACAAAATTCTAGATCAAGTAAAATTTTGTTCGATTTTTAGCAATAATCTTGATGAATTTTATATGGTAAGAGTAGCTTCATTAAAAGCTCAAGTTGAAGCAGGAATTACAAAAACAAGTATTGACGGACTCAGCCCTAAAGAGCAATTAACAAAAATAAACAAAGAAGTAAAAAATTTAACTGACCTTCAAGAAAACTTTGTAAATGATTTAGTAAATAATAAACTAAAAAAGCAGGGTGTATTTTTAAAAAATTATAAGGACCTAACTGAAAATCAAAAAAATTGGTGTAATAACTTCTTCACTTCATCTATATTTCCTTTATTAACACCATTAGTTGTTGATCCAGCACATCCATTCCCATTTATAAGTAATTTAAGCCTAAACATAGCAGCTTTAATTAAAGATAGGGAGGATACGAAAAATCAGTTTGTCAGAATAAAAATACCAACAAAAAATATTAATCGATTTATACAAATTCCCAATGAAATCATTCAAAGTAGTGATGAAATTTCTCACTTTTTCATAAGTGTTGAAGATTTAATTGGGAATAACATAAATGCATTATTTAACGGAATGGAATGTATAAATTACTCTTTTTTTAGAGTAACTAGAGATGCAGATTTAGAATTAAAAGAACTTGAAGCTGATGATCTTCTCTTAGCAGTTGAAAAAAGCTTACAGAAAAGAAGATTAGGAGGAGACGTAGTTAGATTAGAAGTTAAATCAGATATTCCACAAAACATTCTCAAATTACTTATTGAAAGTATCTCAATACAAAAAGAATATATATACTTTTGCAAAAGTTTATTAGGCCTTGACGATTTAAATCAGCTGACAAAGATTAATAGAGATGACTTAAAAGAAAATCTGCTAATTGGGAAAACTCATCAGGATTTAAAAAATTTAGATTCGCCTTCAAACAAAAATTTAAATTCTATTTTCAAAATAATTAGGAAAAAAAATATTCTGCTTCATCATCCTTACGATTTATTTAAAACTTCAGTTGAAGAATTTATTAACAGGGCAGCTGATGATCCGCTTGTGATGGCTATAAAAATTACTTTATATAGAGTTTCAAAAGATTCACCTATAATCTCGGCTCTAATGAGAGCAGCAGAAAATGGGAAAGAAGTAATGACTCTTGTTGAACTAAAAGCAAGATTTGATGAGGATAATAATATTCAATGGGCAAAACAACTTGAACAAGCTGGAATTCATGTTGTATATGGAATCATAGGATTTAAAACACATACAAAAATTGCTTTAGTAGTTAGAAAAGAAAAAGGACGATTAAGAAATTACTTTCATATTGGGACAGGGAATTATAACTCTAATACTTCGAGATTTTATACAGATTTAGGATTACTTTCAACTGATCCTGATATTGCTTCAGATTTACTTGAGTTATTTAATTACTTATCAGGATTTTCTAAACAAAAACGATATAAAAAGTTATTAGTTTCTCCCTCATCGATGAGAGAGAAATTTATTTTTCTCATAAAAAGAGAAATTAAAAATGCAGAAGAAGGAAAAAAAGCTGAAATAATTGCAAAAATGAATTCTTTAGTAGACCCGGAAATAATTAAACTTCTTTATTTAGCTTCTAACGCAGGTGTAAAAATTAGTCTTATCGTAAGAGGTATTTGTTGTTTATACCCACAAAGAAAAAATTTAAGTGAAAATATTCAGGTTATAAGCATTATTGGACATTTTCTTGAACACTCAAGAATTTTTTGGTTTTGCAATGATAATGATCATGAAGTTTTTATTGGTAGTGCAGATTGGATGAGAAGAAACCTTGATAGAAGGATAGAAGCTATTACTCCAATAGAAGAGTATGAATTAAAAAATCAAATACACACGCTTTTACAAATCTACATTAAAGATGATTACTATTCTTGGATCATGAAAGAGGATGGTTCTTACTCAAAATATAAATTAGATGTAGCAAATAATCGTTCGCAAATTGACCTCATAAAAAAATAA
- a CDS encoding sigma-70 family RNA polymerase sigma factor — MGIPLESAKSSSSNIDEPRLPNTAGKSRKTKSDLNDSSKSSSINNLEEPKLPITGNESRSKKSRSTSNQSQKRSTRFVTDSIGYYLSSIGRVPLLTGEDEIDLAKKVQTLKMLIKSVTENNELSEALAVKSDFNIKENISDKNTEKEADPEKLFKHDLENSIYAGKENFSKIESQSKNSFAKLISCLERYFKNYNKNDEWKQLKRGLKARNKMMEANLRLVVSVAKKYQNQGLELLDLIQEGTIGLERAVDKFDPKMGYKFSTYAYWWIRQGMTRAIDNSARTIRLPIHISEKLSKMRRVTRDLSHKLGRQPSRLEMATAMGIEQKDLEDLISQSAPCASLDAHARGEEDRSTLGELIPDPNSEDPMEGMDRSILTEHLSTWLAQLNEREQEIMKKRFGLDGTEESTLAAIGKDIGVSRERVRQLEAKALKRLRMMSNYDKAA, encoded by the coding sequence ATGGGGATCCCTCTGGAATCTGCAAAGAGCTCTTCAAGTAATATTGATGAGCCTAGATTACCAAACACTGCGGGTAAATCTCGCAAAACAAAATCAGATTTAAATGACTCTTCTAAGAGTTCTTCGATAAATAACTTAGAGGAACCTAAGTTACCTATTACTGGAAATGAATCTCGAAGTAAAAAATCTCGATCAACTTCAAATCAAAGCCAAAAAAGATCAACACGATTTGTAACAGATTCTATTGGTTATTACTTATCTAGTATTGGAAGAGTACCATTATTAACTGGTGAAGATGAGATTGATTTAGCAAAAAAGGTTCAAACCTTAAAAATGCTTATCAAGTCAGTAACAGAAAACAATGAGCTTTCTGAAGCATTAGCTGTCAAAAGTGATTTTAATATTAAAGAAAATATAAGTGATAAAAATACAGAAAAAGAGGCTGATCCTGAAAAATTGTTTAAACATGATTTAGAGAATAGTATTTATGCAGGCAAAGAAAACTTTAGTAAGATAGAAAGCCAATCGAAAAATAGTTTTGCAAAATTAATTTCTTGCCTTGAAAGATATTTTAAAAATTACAATAAAAATGATGAATGGAAACAATTGAAAAGAGGTTTAAAAGCCAGAAATAAAATGATGGAAGCTAATCTAAGACTCGTTGTATCCGTCGCAAAGAAATATCAAAACCAAGGCTTAGAATTATTAGATTTAATACAAGAAGGAACAATTGGTCTTGAGAGAGCTGTAGACAAGTTTGACCCAAAAATGGGATATAAATTTTCTACTTATGCCTATTGGTGGATTAGGCAAGGAATGACTAGAGCTATTGATAATAGTGCTAGAACTATAAGACTACCGATTCACATTAGTGAAAAACTTTCAAAGATGAGGAGAGTTACTAGAGACTTATCCCATAAACTTGGTAGACAACCAAGCAGACTAGAAATGGCAACAGCCATGGGAATTGAACAAAAAGACTTAGAAGACTTGATTTCTCAAAGTGCACCTTGCGCATCCCTTGATGCTCATGCAAGAGGAGAAGAAGATCGAAGCACTCTTGGGGAACTTATTCCTGACCCGAATAGCGAAGATCCTATGGAAGGAATGGATCGATCTATTCTTACAGAACATTTAAGCACTTGGCTTGCTCAATTAAATGAAAGAGAACAAGAAATTATGAAAAAAAGATTCGGCTTAGATGGAACGGAAGAATCCACTCTTGCAGCAATAGGTAAAGATATTGGTGTATCTAGAGAAAGAGTTAGGCAATTAGAAGCAAAAGCCCTGAAAAGGCTGAGAATGATGTCAAATTATGATAAGGCAGCCTAA
- a CDS encoding diacylglycerol/polyprenol kinase family protein, whose amino-acid sequence MLKFIIVLLYLFSIFLISIVFKKFNENSREIVRKIIHIGIGPLIPIAQFLKIDQNSALIFTGIVSFMVFINYTYKLLPTIEDIERKSYGTLFYCLSLFILIYLFWDKDPYALITGFFIMTFGDGLAGLIGKSINSKSWVLFNQKKSLFGTITMLLTSLIVVCSIGYTQQSGLNLNYFTIAFFATLLEQFSVLGIDNFIVPISSALFFNFFITN is encoded by the coding sequence TTGTTAAAATTTATAATAGTTTTACTATATTTATTTTCAATTTTTTTAATCTCAATAGTTTTTAAAAAATTTAATGAAAATAGTAGAGAAATTGTTAGAAAAATAATACATATTGGAATAGGGCCTTTAATACCAATTGCACAATTTCTAAAAATTGATCAAAATTCAGCTCTTATTTTTACAGGAATTGTTTCATTCATGGTTTTTATCAATTACACCTATAAATTATTGCCAACAATTGAAGATATTGAGAGAAAGAGCTATGGAACATTATTTTATTGTCTAAGTTTATTTATTTTGATTTATCTTTTCTGGGATAAAGATCCATATGCATTAATTACTGGATTTTTTATAATGACTTTTGGTGACGGATTAGCTGGGTTAATTGGAAAAAGCATTAACTCAAAGAGTTGGGTTTTGTTTAACCAAAAAAAATCATTATTTGGCACTATCACAATGCTTTTAACAAGCTTAATAGTAGTTTGCTCAATAGGATACACCCAACAAAGTGGATTAAATTTAAATTATTTTACAATAGCTTTTTTTGCGACTTTGCTAGAACAATTCAGTGTTTTAGGAATAGATAATTTCATTGTTCCAATCTCATCAGCATTATTTTTTAATTTTTTTATAACTAACTAA
- a CDS encoding 3-deoxy-7-phosphoheptulonate synthase → MTTSSNNSALEKTSDLHVVETRPLIPPSRLHNDIPLDHASANTVSKTRRSIQNILHHNDQKLLVIVGPCSIHDLEAAKEYSKYIQNFREIYNDKLEIIMRVYFEKPRTTIGWKGLINDPHLDDSYDINTGLRRARSLLSYLATRGIPSATELLDPIVPQYIADLISWTAIGARTTESQTHREMASGLSMPIGFKNGTDGSFTTAINAMQSASKSHHFLGVNENGMASIVNTTGNPDGHIVLRGGSKGPNFESEHVKRISAELRQCNLPHKVMIDCSHGNSNKDFRKQSEVLKNIASQISNGEKNILGVMLESHLKEGNQKLLKKEDLQFGRSITDACIDIETTKKLLAILYGSLS, encoded by the coding sequence ATGACGACATCATCAAATAATTCAGCTTTAGAAAAGACATCAGATTTACATGTTGTTGAAACGCGTCCATTAATACCTCCAAGCAGATTACATAATGATATACCTTTAGATCACGCCTCCGCTAATACAGTATCTAAAACCAGAAGATCGATACAAAATATTTTGCATCATAATGACCAAAAGCTTTTAGTCATTGTTGGTCCATGTTCAATTCATGATCTAGAGGCGGCAAAGGAATATTCAAAATATATTCAAAACTTTCGAGAAATTTATAATGATAAATTAGAAATAATCATGAGAGTATATTTTGAGAAGCCAAGAACTACTATTGGTTGGAAAGGATTGATAAATGATCCTCATCTAGATGATTCTTATGATATAAATACTGGTTTAAGAAGGGCGAGAAGTTTGCTTTCATATCTAGCCACTCGGGGCATACCTTCTGCTACAGAATTACTAGATCCAATTGTTCCCCAATATATTGCCGATTTAATAAGTTGGACGGCCATAGGTGCGCGGACTACTGAAAGTCAAACTCATAGGGAAATGGCATCTGGATTATCAATGCCTATAGGCTTTAAAAATGGAACTGATGGTTCTTTCACTACTGCAATCAATGCAATGCAGTCAGCTTCAAAATCCCATCATTTCTTAGGTGTAAATGAAAATGGAATGGCTTCTATTGTAAACACTACAGGAAATCCAGATGGACATATAGTTTTAAGGGGTGGTTCAAAAGGTCCAAATTTTGAGAGTGAACATGTCAAAAGAATTTCAGCTGAATTGAGGCAATGTAATCTTCCACATAAAGTGATGATTGATTGTAGTCATGGAAATTCCAATAAAGACTTCCGAAAACAGTCGGAAGTGCTAAAAAACATAGCTTCTCAGATAAGTAATGGTGAAAAAAATATTTTAGGAGTTATGTTAGAAAGTCATTTGAAGGAAGGGAATCAAAAACTTTTAAAAAAAGAGGATCTCCAGTTTGGTAGAAGTATCACAGATGCATGCATAGATATTGAAACTACAAAAAAATTACTGGCTATTTTATACGGTTCACTTAGTTAG
- the acnB gene encoding bifunctional aconitate hydratase 2/2-methylisocitrate dehydratase has protein sequence MKNLETLLKDYSDHVAERAAKGIPPLPLNAEQTNCVTKLLEQDSNYDSSYLLDLLINRVPPGVDEAAYIKASWLTAIVNSEKYCKLINPEKAIEILGTMIGGYNVNSLVEVLKRKDSLLAKKASEVLKNIILVYDSANDIYDLSQNNIYAKEVVNSWADAEWFKNKKVLEKEITCLVFKVDGETNTDDLSPAVHATTRPDIPMHALAMLEFKKPDGLKILDNLKKQNLPIAYVGDVVGTGSSRKSAINSLIWHIGEDIDFVPNKKTGGIIIGSKIAPIFFNTAQDSGALPIEADVSQMKTGDVIKIYPYEGIIKKIEKDSNTEELISKFELYPSTLTDEIQAGGRINLMIGRSLTDKIRNKLDYQPSEIFTRPQNPTESSSGFTQAQKIVGKACGLDGVRPGMTCEPIMTTVGSQDTTGPMTRDELKELACLGFTADLVMQSFCHTAAYPKPVDLLTHKELPDFISQRGGVALKPGDGIIHSWLNRMLLPDTVGTGGDSHTRFPLGISFPGGSGIVAFAAAIGSMPLNMPESVLVKFKGELLPGITLRDLVNAIPLFAIKKGLLTVEKENKKNIFNGKIMEIEGLPNLKLEQAFELTDATAERSCAGSTILLSQETVQEYLKSNICLLEKMIESNYEDSKSISRRINDMKNWLKKPSLIQPDSNAQYEEIIEIDLAKVKQPIVACPNDPDNVKEITDVANTNIDEVFIGSCMTNIGHYRAAAKVLEGVQNLKAKLWICPPTKMDEETLKAEGYYKIFEDCGARLELPGCSLCMGNQARVDEGSVVFSTSTRNFDNRLGKNAQVFLGSAELAAVCALVGKIPEIEEYQDITKNKINPYSDELYRYLQFDEIHDFSLTK, from the coding sequence ATGAAGAATTTGGAAACATTGCTAAAAGATTATTCAGATCACGTAGCTGAGAGAGCTGCCAAAGGCATACCTCCTTTACCTTTAAATGCTGAGCAAACAAATTGTGTTACAAAATTATTAGAACAAGATAGTAATTACGATTCATCTTATTTACTTGATTTGCTTATAAATAGAGTACCACCAGGAGTTGATGAGGCTGCTTATATAAAAGCAAGCTGGCTTACAGCTATTGTTAATTCCGAAAAATATTGCAAATTAATTAATCCTGAAAAAGCAATTGAAATACTAGGGACAATGATAGGAGGTTATAACGTAAATTCTTTGGTTGAAGTACTTAAAAGAAAAGATAGTTTACTTGCTAAAAAAGCGTCAGAAGTTTTAAAAAATATTATTCTTGTTTACGACTCAGCTAATGATATTTATGATTTATCTCAAAATAATATTTATGCAAAAGAGGTTGTAAATAGCTGGGCAGATGCAGAATGGTTCAAAAATAAAAAAGTTCTGGAGAAAGAGATTACTTGTTTAGTATTTAAAGTTGACGGTGAGACAAACACAGACGACTTATCTCCAGCTGTACATGCAACAACACGCCCAGATATTCCAATGCATGCATTAGCTATGTTGGAATTTAAAAAACCTGATGGACTAAAGATTCTTGATAATTTAAAAAAACAAAATTTACCAATAGCTTATGTTGGAGATGTTGTTGGAACAGGGAGTTCTAGAAAATCTGCTATTAATTCACTCATTTGGCATATAGGAGAAGATATCGATTTTGTTCCCAACAAAAAAACAGGTGGAATAATAATTGGCAGCAAAATAGCCCCAATTTTCTTCAATACTGCACAAGATTCAGGAGCTTTACCTATAGAAGCTGACGTATCTCAAATGAAAACAGGAGATGTTATTAAAATATATCCCTATGAAGGCATTATTAAAAAAATTGAAAAAGATTCAAATACTGAAGAATTAATAAGCAAATTCGAGTTATATCCATCAACTCTTACTGATGAAATTCAAGCTGGCGGAAGAATTAATCTTATGATTGGAAGATCTCTTACGGACAAAATTAGAAACAAATTAGATTATCAACCAAGTGAAATATTTACTAGACCACAAAATCCAACCGAAAGTAGTTCCGGATTTACTCAAGCTCAAAAAATAGTAGGCAAAGCATGCGGTTTAGATGGAGTTAGGCCAGGAATGACCTGTGAGCCAATTATGACCACAGTTGGTAGTCAAGATACTACTGGGCCAATGACTAGAGATGAATTAAAAGAACTAGCTTGTTTAGGATTTACTGCAGATTTAGTGATGCAAAGTTTTTGTCATACAGCTGCATATCCTAAGCCAGTAGATCTACTTACCCATAAAGAATTACCTGATTTTATATCTCAAAGAGGTGGAGTAGCTCTTAAACCTGGAGACGGCATCATTCATAGCTGGCTTAACAGAATGCTTCTCCCTGATACTGTTGGCACAGGTGGAGATAGTCATACAAGATTCCCTCTTGGCATTTCATTTCCTGGAGGCTCAGGCATTGTTGCATTTGCCGCTGCAATAGGATCAATGCCATTAAATATGCCGGAATCTGTGCTGGTTAAATTTAAGGGAGAATTATTACCGGGAATTACTCTTAGAGATTTAGTTAATGCAATCCCTCTCTTCGCAATTAAAAAAGGACTATTAACTGTTGAGAAAGAAAATAAGAAAAATATATTCAACGGGAAAATTATGGAAATTGAGGGATTACCAAACCTAAAACTTGAACAAGCTTTTGAACTTACTGATGCTACTGCAGAACGCTCATGCGCTGGTAGCACAATACTTTTATCCCAAGAAACTGTTCAAGAATATTTAAAAAGCAATATTTGCCTGCTAGAAAAAATGATCGAGAGCAATTATGAAGATTCAAAATCGATTTCAAGAAGAATAAATGATATGAAAAATTGGTTAAAAAAACCATCATTAATTCAACCAGATTCAAACGCTCAGTATGAAGAAATCATTGAAATTGATTTAGCAAAAGTAAAACAACCTATAGTTGCTTGCCCTAATGATCCAGATAATGTAAAAGAAATCACTGATGTTGCAAATACAAATATTGACGAGGTTTTTATAGGTTCTTGCATGACAAATATTGGTCATTACAGGGCAGCTGCAAAAGTTCTTGAAGGAGTACAAAATTTAAAAGCTAAATTATGGATTTGTCCACCAACAAAGATGGATGAAGAAACTCTAAAAGCTGAAGGCTACTATAAGATATTTGAAGATTGTGGTGCAAGATTAGAGTTGCCAGGCTGTTCTTTATGTATGGGAAATCAAGCTAGAGTTGATGAAGGTTCTGTAGTATTTTCTACCAGTACAAGAAATTTTGACAATAGACTTGGCAAGAATGCGCAAGTATTTTTAGGGAGCGCAGAATTGGCAGCAGTTTGTGCACTGGTTGGAAAAATACCTGAAATAGAAGAATATCAGGATATTACTAAAAATAAAATTAATCCATATTCAGATGAACTTTATCGCTATCTTCAATTTGATGAAATACACGATTTCAGCTTGACAAAGTAA
- a CDS encoding ClC family H(+)/Cl(-) exchange transporter produces the protein MPNFIKDNIQKTSNNSSRSIKKLLKQRSLVVAFSLLLTGLGASITSISFKTGIYFINNWRLALLDQFPSIAVLPIFGALGGAIAGYLIKNIAPAAKGSGVSQIMGFLRHKKVPMNLKVGLVKLISGIIAIGSGFPLGPEGPSVQMGGSVAWQMAKWLKAPTAFRRVIVAAGGGAGIAAVFSAPLGGFIYAIEELLNSARPVILLLVVITTFIADSSADIIQALGLDPKAGGFDFNLGFLIQKEYDPSVFFLPIDFIYLVLLGIIIGIFAELYSRYVLLMQNLGKKWYKNKFVLKMSICGLILGSIYSFLPSTFHNLDELQKIIAEQNTSIGIALLAVLVLFITTGLAAASGAPGGLFYPMLTLGGSIGLIIGSWVEIATGHAPSTYIFAGMGAFVAGCSRTPITAMFLAFALTKNLLIMKPVLISCIASFLVARAFNEESIYERQIQIELED, from the coding sequence ATGCCAAACTTTATAAAAGATAATATTCAAAAAACAAGTAATAATTCTTCTCGTAGTATCAAAAAATTATTAAAGCAAAGATCTCTAGTCGTTGCATTTTCGCTCTTATTAACAGGTCTAGGGGCTTCAATTACAAGCATATCTTTTAAAACTGGAATCTATTTTATTAATAATTGGAGATTAGCATTATTAGACCAATTCCCATCAATTGCGGTCTTACCTATTTTTGGAGCTCTAGGAGGAGCTATTGCAGGATATTTGATCAAAAATATAGCACCTGCGGCAAAAGGTTCGGGTGTGAGTCAAATCATGGGTTTCTTAAGACATAAAAAAGTTCCAATGAATTTAAAAGTAGGATTAGTAAAGCTCATATCAGGAATTATTGCGATTGGTAGTGGATTCCCTTTGGGTCCAGAAGGTCCATCAGTTCAAATGGGAGGATCCGTAGCTTGGCAAATGGCCAAGTGGCTAAAAGCTCCTACAGCTTTCAGAAGAGTAATAGTAGCAGCAGGTGGTGGTGCTGGAATAGCTGCAGTATTCAGCGCTCCATTAGGAGGGTTTATCTATGCAATAGAAGAGTTATTAAACTCTGCTAGACCAGTAATTTTATTATTAGTAGTAATTACAACTTTTATTGCAGATTCATCTGCTGATATTATTCAAGCCTTGGGTTTAGATCCTAAAGCAGGAGGCTTTGATTTTAACCTCGGATTTTTGATTCAAAAAGAATATGACCCATCAGTTTTTTTCTTACCTATAGATTTTATTTACTTAGTTTTACTAGGAATAATTATTGGAATATTTGCAGAATTGTACAGCAGATATGTTTTGTTAATGCAAAATCTTGGGAAAAAGTGGTATAAAAATAAATTTGTTTTAAAAATGAGTATCTGTGGACTTATTTTAGGCAGTATCTACTCTTTTTTACCCAGTACATTTCATAATTTAGATGAATTACAGAAAATAATAGCTGAACAAAATACAAGTATTGGAATTGCTTTATTAGCAGTTTTAGTACTATTTATCACGACAGGTTTAGCTGCAGCATCCGGAGCTCCTGGTGGACTATTCTATCCAATGCTTACTTTAGGAGGATCAATCGGCCTAATAATTGGGAGCTGGGTGGAAATTGCTACAGGACATGCACCAAGTACATACATTTTTGCGGGAATGGGAGCTTTCGTAGCAGGATGTTCGCGAACGCCAATAACAGCAATGTTTTTAGCTTTTGCTTTAACAAAAAATTTATTAATAATGAAACCTGTCTTAATCAGCTGCATTGCCAGTTTCTTGGTAGCAAGAGCTTTTAATGAAGAATCAATTTATGAAAGACAAATACAGATAGAATTAGAAGACTAA